From Mucilaginibacter rubeus, a single genomic window includes:
- the priA gene encoding primosomal protein N' — MLELAEIEHTDRETLFAEVILPLAILKNYTYRVPYDQNNAIAIGKRVVVQFGKSKLYTAIVKEIGKLAPEKYEAKYIIEILDDRPVVTPKQLEFWQWLADYYMCNIGEVMNAALPAALKLASETRIVLNREYEIDKATLHDKEFLIVEALEIQPELTISDITKLLGQKTVMPILKLMFEKNIINISEEVSERYKPRRRTFITLNPVYSNQDNLRELFPILEKRAPKQADALLAYIKLSRHQKNVTKSELIEESGAGESSIKSLIEKEIFLSEDRSVSRLHFEEEDEAGDSFELSEQQTAVLQSIREQFEEKDVTLLHGVTSSGKTQLYVRLIEEMIHNGKQVLYLLPEIALTTHIIERLRMYFGVDIGVYHSRFNDNERVEVWQKVLSGEYKIVLGARSSVFLPFADLGLIIVDEEHETSYKQFDPAPRYNARDAAIFLANMHQGKVLLGSATPSFESYYNARTHKYGFAELTERFGGVELPDVQVVSIAQETKQKTIQSHFTSVLMEGIKQALENKEQVILFQNRRGYAPILMCKVCAYTPKCINCDVSLTYHKSSGKLHCHYCGYKEDTPSICPACGSTHLEYKGFGTEKIEDELSVLLPEARIARMDLDTTRSRNSLQTILNDLEEKKIDILVGTQMVAKGLDFSDVTLIGIVNADSLLKFPDYRANERGFQLLAQVSGRAGRRGKQGKVVVQTYDIYHRVLKQVIDNDYTDLYFTEMEERKNFKYPPFYRIINLDIKHKNPDVLYNQAEYLGARLREHFGERVIGPEQPLISRIRNYYIKSIMLKFEKDGISIVKAKSVLRDIITQYYTTKLSTGSIVQPDVDPY, encoded by the coding sequence ATGTTAGAGCTTGCCGAAATTGAACATACCGATCGTGAAACACTTTTTGCTGAAGTGATTTTGCCCCTGGCTATTTTAAAAAACTACACTTACCGGGTTCCGTACGATCAAAACAATGCTATTGCCATAGGCAAAAGGGTGGTGGTACAGTTTGGTAAAAGCAAGCTTTATACAGCTATTGTTAAGGAAATAGGCAAACTCGCCCCGGAAAAGTATGAGGCCAAGTATATCATCGAAATACTGGACGATCGCCCGGTTGTAACCCCTAAACAGCTTGAGTTTTGGCAATGGCTGGCAGATTATTACATGTGTAATATAGGGGAGGTTATGAACGCGGCATTGCCGGCTGCTTTGAAATTGGCCAGCGAAACCCGTATAGTACTCAACCGCGAGTATGAGATAGATAAGGCCACACTTCACGATAAAGAGTTTTTGATTGTTGAGGCGCTTGAAATTCAGCCCGAGCTTACCATTAGTGATATCACTAAACTGTTGGGACAAAAAACTGTAATGCCGATATTGAAGCTGATGTTTGAGAAAAACATCATCAATATATCAGAAGAAGTAAGTGAGCGTTACAAACCCCGCAGGCGTACTTTCATTACGCTTAACCCTGTTTATAGTAACCAGGACAATTTACGTGAGTTGTTCCCGATACTGGAAAAACGTGCGCCTAAACAGGCCGATGCTTTACTGGCTTATATCAAGCTATCCCGTCATCAGAAAAACGTAACCAAAAGCGAACTCATTGAAGAAAGCGGGGCAGGGGAATCGAGCATTAAATCGCTTATAGAAAAGGAAATATTTTTATCGGAAGATAGAAGTGTCAGTCGTCTGCATTTTGAAGAAGAGGACGAAGCAGGTGACAGCTTTGAATTAAGCGAGCAACAAACCGCTGTGCTGCAAAGTATCCGTGAGCAGTTCGAAGAAAAAGATGTTACGCTATTGCATGGTGTAACGTCATCCGGCAAAACACAATTATATGTAAGGCTGATAGAGGAGATGATCCATAATGGTAAGCAGGTGCTTTACCTGTTACCGGAAATAGCACTCACAACCCATATTATTGAGCGATTACGGATGTATTTTGGTGTCGATATAGGTGTGTATCATTCGCGCTTTAATGATAATGAGCGGGTAGAGGTTTGGCAGAAAGTATTAAGCGGCGAATATAAAATTGTACTTGGCGCACGTTCATCGGTATTTTTGCCTTTTGCAGATCTGGGTTTGATCATTGTTGATGAGGAACACGAAACCTCTTACAAACAATTTGATCCTGCACCACGATACAACGCACGTGATGCGGCTATCTTTTTAGCTAATATGCACCAGGGTAAAGTGCTTTTGGGGTCGGCAACACCATCGTTTGAAAGCTATTACAATGCGCGTACACATAAATATGGTTTTGCCGAACTAACAGAGCGTTTTGGCGGTGTTGAACTTCCTGATGTTCAGGTGGTAAGCATTGCGCAGGAAACCAAGCAAAAAACCATCCAATCGCACTTTACCAGTGTATTGATGGAGGGTATAAAACAGGCGCTTGAAAATAAGGAGCAGGTAATTCTGTTCCAAAATCGGCGCGGGTATGCACCCATCCTGATGTGTAAAGTTTGTGCCTATACACCAAAATGTATCAATTGCGATGTAAGCCTTACCTACCATAAAAGCAGTGGCAAGCTGCATTGTCATTATTGCGGATATAAGGAAGATACGCCATCTATTTGTCCGGCCTGCGGATCTACCCATTTGGAGTATAAAGGATTCGGTACCGAAAAAATTGAAGATGAGCTTAGCGTTTTATTACCCGAAGCCCGGATTGCCCGTATGGATCTGGACACTACCCGCTCAAGAAACTCCCTGCAAACCATCCTCAATGATCTGGAAGAAAAAAAGATAGATATATTGGTGGGTACGCAAATGGTAGCCAAGGGGCTCGACTTTTCGGACGTAACACTCATCGGCATCGTCAATGCCGATAGTTTGTTGAAGTTTCCCGACTATCGGGCTAATGAACGTGGGTTCCAGTTGCTTGCGCAAGTAAGTGGCAGAGCAGGCCGGCGTGGTAAGCAAGGCAAGGTAGTGGTACAAACCTATGATATTTACCACCGGGTGTTGAAGCAGGTAATTGATAATGACTATACCGATCTGTATTTTACGGAAATGGAAGAGCGGAAAAACTTTAAGTATCCGCCGTTCTATCGCATCATTAATCTTGATATCAAACATAAAAACCCGGATGTGCTTTATAACCAGGCCGAGTATTTAGGTGCACGCCTCCGTGAACACTTTGGCGAACGTGTGATAGGGCCGGAGCAACCACTTATCAGCAGGATCCGCAATTACTACATTAAAAGCATTATGCTTAAGTTTGAGAAAGATGGTATCTCTATCGTAAAAGCGAAATCTGTTTTACGGGATATAATCACCCAGTATTATACTACCAAACTCAGCACCGGAAGCATTGTACAACCCGATGTTGATCCGTATTGA
- a CDS encoding DUF423 domain-containing protein, translated as MNKQIIITASFLGMLAVITGAFGAHGLKAVLTPSQLEVWHTAVQYNFYHVFALLFLAAFAGKRDGGLISAAHYLFTFGIILFSGSLYLLSCRDLLGWNWLVYMGPITPIGGLLFILGWLMLALAAIRNK; from the coding sequence ATGAACAAACAAATAATTATTACTGCTTCGTTTTTGGGTATGCTGGCCGTTATAACCGGCGCTTTTGGTGCACACGGATTAAAAGCTGTTTTAACACCGTCACAACTTGAGGTTTGGCATACTGCGGTTCAATACAATTTTTACCATGTATTTGCATTGCTGTTTCTGGCTGCGTTTGCAGGTAAAAGGGATGGCGGTTTAATATCTGCAGCGCATTACCTTTTTACTTTTGGTATCATTCTGTTTTCGGGCTCATTATACCTGCTTTCCTGCCGTGATTTGTTAGGCTGGAACTGGCTGGTATACATGGGGCCAATTACACCTATTGGCGGTTTATTGTTCATTTTAGGCTGGCTTATGTTGGCGCTGGCTGCTATCCGCAACAAATAA